In Streptomyces sp. ML-6, the genomic stretch CCAGGAACGCGGCGTCCTCGCCGTCGCACCGGAGCTCGACGGTGGTGACGATCCGGCCGTCCCGCACCACGTCCAGCCGGGGCAGTTCCGCGGGGCCGTTGAGCCGGGGCGCGGGGTCGGCCGGATAGCGGCAGCCGATCTCCCGGCTGTCGGTGCGCAGGGTGACGCGCACCCCGGCGGGCATGGCGGCCCGCCCGATCCCGCCCTCCGGCAGGTGGAGCCGCGCCTCCTCGTACGGCACCCGCCAGGGCGCGACCCAGCCCGGTCCGTGCTGCAACGACACCGCACCGCGAAAGCGCAGTACGGGATCGTCCCCGGCCACGACACGTTTCGCCGACAATTCCCGCCACCTCCCGAGTCGTCCGCCATCCTCGGCGGACGGGGGTGAGCGCAACCAGTCGTTGCGGATGCTGTGACCAGGACTCACCGGCAGGACGCACAGGGGTGGACGGATCGGGACCGGGGAGCACTCCGGCGCCGACCAGGCCACCGGACCCGGCGCCCGGTCCACCGCGAAGGCGTGAAGGCGGGGAAGCCGTAGGCGAACGTCGCCGCCGCTCCGGCCGGTGGCCAAGGCGGCGGCCCCGGCATGCACCCGAAGGCGCCCCGACAGGATGCCTGTCGGGGCGCCCTTCCCGAGCCGTCCCCCCCGTGACCGTCTCCCGACCGGGGTCAGTTCCCCGCGTCGAAGTCGAAGTCCCCGGTGAACGCGGCGGCCATCCGCAGGTGGCCGGTCGCCTCGGCGCTCCGGCCCTGGCGTTCGAGCGTGCGGCCGAGCATCAGCCGCGCGTAGGGCTCCACCGGGTCCCGCTCCAGGACCTCCCGCAGCTCCGTCTCGGCCTTGCCGAGCCGCGCCGAGTGGTAGTACGTCCGGGCCAGCAGCAGCCGCGGCGCGACCTGCTCCGGCACCTCCGCGACGAGCCCCTCCAGGATCCGGGCGGCGGTCATGTACTCCTTCGCCCCGA encodes the following:
- a CDS encoding tetratricopeptide repeat protein, translated to MSDTYYEFGTAAERWDRAQMFFGAKEYMTAARILEGLVAEVPEQVAPRLLLARTYYHSARLGKAETELREVLERDPVEPYARLMLGRTLERQGRSAEATGHLRMAAAFTGDFDFDAGN